Proteins from one Streptomyces genisteinicus genomic window:
- a CDS encoding calcium:proton antiporter — MSAVNLVSLMRRWTVWVPLAAVVALVLSWGRDLSPFAVVVVALCLAGAVLAAVHHAEVVAHRVGEPFGSLVLAVAVTVIEVALIVTLMVDGGAKSATLARDTVFAAVMITCNGIVGLSLLVAALRHRVAVFNAEGSGAALATVATLATMSLVLPTFTTSKPGPEFSTAQLTFAAIASLGLYGLFVAVQTVRHREYFLSVTHDGELKDEEGDRAESPTRAAAVTSLVLLLVALVAVVGDAKAVSPTVEAGVESAGMPHAVVGVVIALLVLLPETLAAVRAARRERVQTSLNLALGSAMASIGLTIPVIALATIWLEGPLVLGLGATHMVLLALTVVTGALTIVPGRATPLQGGVHLAILAAFVFLAVSP, encoded by the coding sequence ATGAGTGCGGTGAACCTCGTGTCCCTCATGCGCCGGTGGACGGTCTGGGTGCCGTTGGCCGCGGTCGTCGCGCTGGTGCTCAGCTGGGGACGCGACCTCTCGCCGTTCGCCGTCGTGGTGGTCGCGCTCTGCCTCGCCGGGGCCGTCCTCGCCGCCGTCCACCACGCCGAGGTGGTCGCCCACCGGGTCGGGGAGCCGTTCGGCTCGCTGGTGCTGGCCGTCGCCGTCACCGTCATCGAGGTGGCGCTGATCGTCACCCTGATGGTCGACGGCGGAGCGAAGTCCGCCACCCTGGCCCGGGACACCGTGTTCGCCGCGGTCATGATCACCTGCAACGGCATCGTCGGGCTGTCCCTGCTGGTGGCCGCGCTCCGGCACCGGGTGGCCGTCTTCAACGCCGAGGGCTCCGGCGCCGCGCTCGCCACCGTGGCCACCCTCGCCACCATGAGCCTGGTGCTGCCCACGTTCACCACCAGCAAGCCCGGCCCCGAGTTCTCCACCGCCCAGCTCACCTTCGCCGCCATCGCGTCCCTCGGCCTCTACGGGCTGTTCGTCGCCGTCCAGACCGTCCGCCACCGGGAGTACTTCCTGTCCGTCACCCACGACGGGGAACTCAAGGACGAGGAGGGCGACCGGGCCGAGAGCCCCACCCGCGCCGCCGCGGTGACCAGCCTGGTGCTCCTGCTCGTCGCGCTCGTCGCCGTCGTGGGCGACGCCAAGGCCGTGTCGCCGACCGTCGAGGCGGGGGTGGAGTCCGCCGGGATGCCGCACGCCGTCGTCGGCGTGGTGATCGCCCTGCTGGTGCTGCTCCCGGAGACGCTCGCCGCCGTGCGCGCCGCCCGCCGCGAACGGGTGCAGACCAGCCTCAACCTGGCGCTCGGCTCGGCGATGGCCAGCATCGGCCTGACCATCCCCGTCATCGCCCTGGCGACGATCTGGCTGGAGGGACCGCTCGTCCTCGGCCTCGGCGCCACCCACATGGTGCTGCTCGCCCTCACCGTCGTCACCGGGGCGCTGACCATCGTGCCCGGCCGGGCGACACCGCTCCAGGGCGGTGTGCACCTGGCCATCCTGGCGGCCTTCGTCTTCCTGGCGGTGAGCCCGTAG
- a CDS encoding penicillin acylase family protein produces the protein MRTRIGRLALAAVALLTAATTLPPAAAADGRERHPSGGGLSAVIRYTEYGIPHIVAGNYADLGFGTGWAQAADQVCVLADGFLTVRGERSRHFGPDAAPDGSLSSAATNLGSDLYFRGVRDARTVERLLATPAPAGPSRETEELMRGWAAGYNAWLDRNRVTDPACRGAAWVRPVTALDVARRGYAMSVLGGQGRAVDGITAAVPPGSAGAAPGPAAGPDPAATAQAARRLFAADSADMGSNAVAFGGQVTANGRGLLLGNPHYPWHGGRRFWQSQQTIPGELNVSGASLLGTVGVSIGFTGRVAWSHTVATGVTLNLHQLALDPADPTVYLVDGVRERMTRRTVTVPVKDGAPVVRTQYWTRYGPVVTSLGASLPLPWSATTAYALGDPNALNLRATDTALALAKARSTGDMVRGLRRTQGLPWVNTIAADSSGGSLFTQSQVLPRITDELAERCSTPLGQVTYPSSGVAVLDGSRGDCALGRDPDAVQPGILGPSRMPLLEDAAYAENSNDSAWLANADTPLTGYERVFGTVGTPRSLRTRGAVEDVSAMADRGRLTVRDLERQQFANRVPAADLAVADTVRACRALPAAPAGACDALAGWDGRMDTGSRGALLFDRFWRALTGSVPAARLWKVPFSAADPVATPRTLDTASPEFAAALTRAVSELRAAGIALDAPLGDHQFVVRGGKRFPVHGGTEALGVWNKIEASWQPGAGGYPEVAHGTSHVQAVGWDGSGCPAARTLLSYGQSSNPLSAHDRDQTALYSGERWVTSRFCERDILASPDLEVVRVRERR, from the coding sequence ATCCGGACCCGTATCGGCCGGCTCGCTCTGGCCGCGGTCGCCCTGCTGACCGCCGCGACGACGCTGCCGCCCGCGGCGGCGGCCGACGGCCGCGAACGGCATCCCTCGGGCGGCGGGCTGTCCGCCGTCATCCGCTACACCGAGTACGGCATCCCGCACATCGTGGCCGGGAACTACGCGGACCTGGGGTTCGGCACGGGCTGGGCGCAGGCCGCCGACCAGGTGTGCGTGCTGGCCGACGGGTTCCTCACCGTGCGCGGCGAGCGTTCGCGCCACTTCGGGCCGGACGCCGCCCCGGACGGCTCGCTGTCGTCGGCGGCGACGAACCTCGGCAGCGACCTGTACTTCCGCGGGGTGCGGGACGCGAGGACGGTGGAGCGGCTGCTCGCGACGCCCGCGCCGGCCGGGCCGAGCCGGGAGACCGAGGAGCTGATGCGCGGCTGGGCGGCGGGGTACAACGCCTGGCTGGACCGCAACCGGGTCACCGACCCGGCGTGCCGGGGCGCCGCGTGGGTCCGTCCGGTGACCGCGCTGGACGTCGCCCGCCGCGGGTACGCCATGTCCGTGCTCGGGGGCCAGGGCCGGGCGGTGGACGGCATCACCGCCGCGGTCCCGCCCGGCTCCGCCGGCGCGGCCCCGGGGCCGGCCGCCGGGCCCGATCCGGCGGCGACGGCGCAGGCCGCGCGGCGCCTGTTCGCCGCCGACAGCGCCGACATGGGGTCGAACGCGGTGGCCTTCGGCGGGCAGGTGACGGCGAACGGCCGGGGGCTGCTGCTCGGCAATCCGCACTACCCGTGGCACGGGGGCCGGCGCTTCTGGCAGTCGCAGCAGACCATTCCGGGTGAGCTGAACGTCTCGGGGGCCTCGCTGCTCGGCACGGTCGGCGTCAGCATCGGCTTCACGGGGCGGGTGGCCTGGAGCCACACGGTGGCGACCGGTGTCACGCTCAACCTCCACCAGCTGGCCCTCGACCCGGCGGACCCGACGGTCTACCTGGTCGACGGCGTGCGGGAGCGGATGACGCGCCGGACGGTGACGGTTCCCGTGAAGGACGGCGCACCGGTCGTCCGCACCCAGTACTGGACCCGGTACGGGCCGGTCGTCACCTCTCTGGGCGCCTCGCTGCCCCTGCCGTGGTCGGCGACGACCGCGTACGCGCTGGGCGACCCCAACGCGCTCAACCTGCGCGCCACCGACACGGCGCTCGCCCTCGCGAAGGCCCGTTCGACCGGCGACATGGTGCGCGGCCTGCGCCGCACCCAGGGGCTGCCCTGGGTCAACACGATCGCCGCGGACTCCTCGGGCGGCTCGCTGTTCACCCAGTCGCAGGTGCTGCCGCGCATCACGGACGAGCTGGCCGAGCGGTGCTCCACGCCGCTGGGGCAGGTGACGTACCCGTCGTCGGGCGTCGCCGTGCTGGACGGGTCACGCGGCGACTGCGCTCTCGGCCGGGACCCGGACGCGGTCCAGCCCGGGATTCTCGGCCCGTCCCGGATGCCTCTCCTGGAGGACGCCGCGTACGCGGAGAACTCCAACGACAGCGCCTGGCTCGCCAACGCCGACACCCCGCTGACCGGCTACGAGCGGGTCTTCGGCACCGTCGGCACGCCTCGTTCGCTGCGGACCCGCGGCGCCGTCGAGGACGTGTCGGCGATGGCGGACCGGGGGCGTCTGACCGTGCGCGACCTGGAGCGGCAGCAGTTCGCCAACCGGGTGCCGGCCGCGGACCTCGCCGTCGCGGACACGGTGCGCGCCTGCCGTGCGCTGCCGGCCGCGCCGGCCGGGGCGTGCGACGCCCTGGCGGGCTGGGACGGCCGGATGGACACCGGCAGCCGCGGGGCGCTGCTGTTCGACCGGTTCTGGCGGGCGCTGACGGGGTCGGTCCCGGCGGCCCGGCTGTGGAAGGTGCCGTTCTCGGCGGCCGACCCGGTGGCGACGCCGCGCACCCTGGACACGGCCTCGCCGGAGTTCGCCGCGGCGCTCACGCGGGCGGTCTCGGAGCTGCGGGCCGCGGGCATCGCACTGGACGCGCCGCTCGGCGACCACCAGTTCGTGGTGCGGGGCGGCAAACGGTTCCCGGTGCACGGCGGCACCGAGGCGCTGGGCGTGTGGAACAAGATCGAGGCGTCCTGGCAGCCAGGGGCCGGCGGCTATCCGGAGGTCGCCCACGGGACGAGCCACGTGCAGGCGGTCGGCTGGGACGGCAGCGGCTGCCCGGCGGCCCGCACCCTGCTGTCGTACGGGCAGTCGTCGAACCCGCTGTCGGCGCACGACCGGGACCAGACGGCGCTCTACTCGGGTGAGCGCTGGGTGACGTCGCGCTTCTGCGAGCGGGACATCCTCGCCTCGCCGGACCTGGAGGTGGTGCGGGTGCGCGAGCGCCGCTGA